The Chryseobacterium glaciei DNA window ATCATTAAACTTGAAGAAGGTACAGAAAGATATTCTGATGATCATCAGGGAGGCGCTGAAGCTCACGGTCATGGTCACGAAGCTGCTGCAGAGCATAAAGAAGAGGCTACTGCTGAAAAACACGGTGCTGAAGCTCCGAAAACAGACAGTACAGCTGCTGTAAAACCTGCAGAGGCTGATAAAGCTAAAGCTGAACACTAATTATTTAGTAAAATATAAAGAATGTCCTGCAGAAATGTGGGATATTTTTTTTTGAAGCTTTATCCCGCTTTCCGCACTCGCTATTTTGGTAGTTTCGGCGCGGTGGCTTTGCCTCCGCGCCGAAACTACCAAAATGAGCTCAAACAAATGCTGCAATCGGGGCTAGGGTTGCAGTCGGTTCATCAATTTCTCACACCAAAATAATAGTCATTAGGCTTGAAAACTCTTCATAATAATAAACCTGAGGAAAATTATACGTTTTTGTTTGCTCCTGCAGGGCATTTTTTTTACTTTTAGCAAAACAAATTTTTACAATGCAAGAGACATTAAATTACATTAACGAAAACAAACAGCGTTTCGTAGATGAATTATTTGAGTTACTGAGAATTCCTTCTATTTCTGCTGATCCTGCTTATAAAGATGACGTATTGAAATGTGCAGATGTTGTCGCAGAACACCTTAAAAATGCAGGTGCTGATCATGTTGAAGTATGCCAGACAAAAGGATATCCTATCGTTTTTGGAGAAAAGATTTTAGATAAAAACTTACCGACGGTATTGGTTTACGGACATTACGATGTTCAGCCTGCTGATCCGTTGGAACTTTGGACAAAACCTCCTTTCGAACCTTATATCGAGAAAACAGCACTTCATCCGGACGGAGCAATCTTCGCAAGAGGTTCTGCAGATGATAAAGGACAGTTTTTCATGCATTTAAAGGCTTTTGAAGCGATGATGAAGACAAATTCTCTTCCTTGTAACGTTAAATTTATTTTAGAAGGAGAGGAAGAGGTAGGCTCTGTAAGCTTAGGAGATTTCGTAAACGAAAACAAAGAGAAACTATCTTGCGACTGTATCTTAATTTCTGATACTCATATTTATAGCAATGAACAACCAACTGTTACAACAGGTTTAAGAGGTTTAAGCTATGTTGAAGTTGAAATTGAAGGTCCAAACAGAGATTTACACTCAGGACTTTACGGTGGAGCGGTTCCAAACCCGATTCACGTACTTTCTAGAATGATTGCTAAATTGATCGATGAAGACGGACAAATCACAATTGACGGGTTCTATGACAACGTAGAAGACGTTTCAGACGAAGACAGAGCTGATATGAATAAACTGAAGGATAATCCTGAAGAATTCAGAAAATCAATCGGATTAGAAGGGGTAGAAGGTGAAAAAGGATACACAACATTAGAAAGAACTTCTATTCGTCCTACATTAGACTGCAACGGAATTTGGGGTGGTTACACAGGAGAAGGTGCAAAAACAGTTATTCCTTCTAAAGCTTCTGCTAAAATTTCGATGCGTTTGGTTCCTTATCAGACTCCGGAAGAAATCACTGAAAAATTCACGAAATATTTCAATAAAATCGCTCCGGATAATGTAAGAGTAAAAGTAACTCCGCACCACGGAGGAATGCCTTATGTTTTACCGACTGACACTAAAGAATTTGCAGCTGCAAAAAAAGCAATGGAATCATCATTCGGAAAAGAAGTTCTTCCATACAGAGGTGGAGGAAGTATTCCTATTACAGCAATGTTTGAGCAGATCTTAGGTGCTAAGTCTGTTTTGATGGGATTCGGATTAGATTCTGATGCGATCCACTCTCCAAATGAACATTACGGATTATTCAACTTCTATAAAGGAATTGAAAGTATCCCATTGTTTTTTGAGAACTATTCAAAATAATTTGAAATTATAAAATGATAAAACGCTCTTATTTTAGGGCGTTTTTTTGTTGTCTAAATGTTTTCCATCTTAATATAAATGATTGATAAGTGATAAATCTTAGTATGAATAAACCATTTTTATTGACAGGTTTTATTTATTTTAGAGAATTAAAATTAATTCTATGTTAGAAAATAAAGTCGCATATATAACAGGAGGAACCAAAGGAATAGGTTTTGGTATTGCAAAAATTTTACTTGAAAACGGTATTTCGGTGGCATTTTCGGGGAGAAAAAAAGAAGATGTAGAAAAAGCGGAACAGGAATTAAAACAATATTCTCAAAATGTTTTAGGTGTTATTTCTGATGTGAAACTTCTTGCCAATGAAGAAGAAGCTGTAAAACAAGCAGTTGAGAAATTCGGAAGATTGGATTTTGTGATCGCCAACGCAGGATTAGGAATTTTCAAACCGGTTGACGAATTATCTGCCGAAGAATGGAACGATATGATAGAAACCAATCTTACAGGTGTTTTTTATACTTTAAAAGCCTCTGTTGATGAACTAAAGAAGTCCGAAGGCTATTATATCACCATCTCAAGTTTAGCAGGAACTAATTTCTTCGAAAACGGAACGGGTTACAACGCCTCAAAATTCGGAGTTGTAGGATTCACACAAGCTGCAATGGTTGACTTAAGAAAATACAATATCAAATCTACGGTAATAATGCCGGGATCGGTAGCAACCAATTTCAACGGAAATATACCTTCAGAAAAAGACGAATGGAAGATCCAGCCCGATGATATGGGAAATCTGGTTTTGGATATTTTAAAAATGAATCCTAGGGTTTTACCTAGCAAGATAGAGTTTAGGGCAACAAAACCAGCCAAGTAAATACATCTAATGCTTTGAATAATAAATTAATAAGTATTATGCATGCATAATATATTTTTTATTTATATTAGCAAAAATTAATTAAAACAAAATCTCTTCATAAAACACCTGTTTTTATGGTGTAAAAAAGGGAAACAATAAAATAGTACACATGAAAATATTAGTTTGTATTAGTAGTGTTCCGGATACTACTTCCAAAATTAACTTCACAGCAGATAAATCTGCATTCGACAAAAACGGTATTCAGTGGGTTATCAATCCATTAGACGAATTTGCGTTGACAAAAGCGGTTAAACTTCAGGAGTCTCAAGGAGCTACTGTAACAGTGATCAATGTAGGAGATACTGCTACGGAACCGGTAATCAGAAAAGCTTTGGCAATCGGTGCAAATGATGCGGTAAGAGTAAATCTTGATCCAAAAGACAGTTATTCTACAGCTAAAGAAATTGCTGCTGTTGCTCAAAATGGGGGTTATGATTTAATCCTTTGTGGTAAAGAATCTATCGATTATAACGGTGGATCTGTTCCGGGAATGGTTGCTCAGTTGTTGAATCAGCCTTTCGTAAATGCATCTGTAGGTTTAGATGTAAACGGAGCTGAAGCTACTGCAGTAAGAGAAATTGAAGGTGGTAAAGAAACTATTTCTGTGAAATTACCTGCTGTAATTGCTGGTCAGAAAGGATTAGTGGATGAAAAAGATTTGATCATTCCAAACATGAGAGGGATTATGTCTGCAAGAACAAAGCCTTTGCAAGTTGTAGAGCCTACTTCTTCAGAAGTGAAAGTTCAGGGAGTTTCTTATGACAGTGTTCCTCCAAGAGCTGCTGTAAAGCTTGTTTCTCCGGATAATTTAGATGAATTGGTAAGATTACTTCACGAAGAAGCTAAAGTTATCTAATCTTTTAATCATTAAATTTTTTAATCTTTAAATTAATTGTAAAATGGCAGTATTCGTATACGCAGAAAATATAAATGGAGTTTACAAGAAAGCAGCTTTTGAAGCGGTTTCTTACGCTAAAGCTGTTGCAGATCAGGCTGGAGATACCGTTACAGCGATCTCTGTAAACCCTACAGATTCTTCAGATTTATTATATAAATATGGAGCATCAAATGTTATCAATATTAAAGACGAAGGTCTTAAAAGCTTCTCAGCTAAAGCTTATGCTCAGGCTGTAAGTGAAGTAGCAAACGGAAACATCATCGTTTTCCCTCACACTACAGATGCCTCTTCAGTTGCTCCAATGTTGGCAGTAATGAACGGACATTCTTTAATTACTAATGCTTTGGATGCTCCGGAAAGTCTTTCTCCATTCCAAGTGAAAAGAAGAGCTTTCTCAGGAAAAGGTTTCATGCATGCAAAATCTGAAGCAGCTGGTGTAATCATCACTGTTTCTCAAAATGCTTTCGGTGTTAAAGAAAATGCTGTTTCAGGTTCTGAAGAAGTGAAAAACTTATCAGTAGCAAACGAAGATACTAAAGTAATTTCTCACGAACAGAGTTCTGGAAAACTAGACCTTAAAGAAGCTGAAGTTGTAGTTTCTGCAGGTAGAGGTATGAAAGGTCCTGAAAACTGGGGAATGATCGAAGAATTAGCAAACGTTTTAGGCGCTGCTACAGCTTGTTCTAAACCAGTTTCGGACATCGGTTGGAGACCTCACACAGAGCACGTTGGACAGACTGGTAAAGCAATTTCACCAAATCTTTACATTGCAGTTGGTATTTCTGGAGCTATTCAGCATTTAGCTGGAGTTAACTCTTCTAAAACTATCGTTGTAATCAACAGTGATCCTGAAGCTCCGTTCTTCAAATCAGCTGATTACGGTGTAGTTGGAGATGCTTTCCAAATTATTCCTGCATTAACTGAAAAGATTAAAGCAATCAAAGGATAAGAAAGTGAATTGTGAATTTTGCTTCGCAAGCCAATAGTAAATTTTTAAAATTGACAACGAAGTGAATTGACATTTGACTATTCACATTCAAATAAATACAATAAAAGCTCGGCTTCCGGGCTTTTATTTTTGTCTAAAAAGTAAATCCTACAATAAAAAATTAATTTATATTTGTAGTTATGGATTATAAACAGCTAATTATTCGCGGAATATCGTACAGCCAGACCCAATCAGGGGCGTACGCTTTGTTATTGGAACATGAAGAAACACACATAAAATTACCTGTTGTTATAGGAAATTTCGAGGCACAATCCATTTCTCTTGGTCTGGAGAAAGATATACATCCGCCCCGTCCTCTTACACACGATTTATTCACAAAATTTATAGTTTCTGCTAATTATGAATTGATCTCTGTGATCATCTATCAGATCGTAGACGGCGTTTTCTTTTCAAATATTAATTTAAAAAATAAAGTTAATGATGAAGAGTTAATTCTTGATGCCAGAACTTCCGATGCTGTTGCAATGGCAGTAAGATTCGATGCTCCTATTTTTACCACTCAACAAGTTTTAAATGAAGCAGGAATTCTTCTTGAACTTGATGATGTTGCTAAAGAAGAGCAGCCGTTTTCTGAAACCATTCAGTCGGAAGACAACTTAATATCTCTTTCTATGGAGGAGCTTCAGAAATTATTGGATGAAGCCGTAAAAGAAGAGGATTATGACACTGCTTTGGAGATCCAGGAGGAGATCAAAAGAAGGAAAAAGAAAATTGACTAAAAGAGATATTTTACACTAACTATGAATTTAAAACTACGACT harbors:
- a CDS encoding SDR family oxidoreductase, which translates into the protein MLENKVAYITGGTKGIGFGIAKILLENGISVAFSGRKKEDVEKAEQELKQYSQNVLGVISDVKLLANEEEAVKQAVEKFGRLDFVIANAGLGIFKPVDELSAEEWNDMIETNLTGVFYTLKASVDELKKSEGYYITISSLAGTNFFENGTGYNASKFGVVGFTQAAMVDLRKYNIKSTVIMPGSVATNFNGNIPSEKDEWKIQPDDMGNLVLDILKMNPRVLPSKIEFRATKPAK
- a CDS encoding electron transfer flavoprotein subunit alpha/FixB family protein, producing the protein MAVFVYAENINGVYKKAAFEAVSYAKAVADQAGDTVTAISVNPTDSSDLLYKYGASNVINIKDEGLKSFSAKAYAQAVSEVANGNIIVFPHTTDASSVAPMLAVMNGHSLITNALDAPESLSPFQVKRRAFSGKGFMHAKSEAAGVIITVSQNAFGVKENAVSGSEEVKNLSVANEDTKVISHEQSSGKLDLKEAEVVVSAGRGMKGPENWGMIEELANVLGAATACSKPVSDIGWRPHTEHVGQTGKAISPNLYIAVGISGAIQHLAGVNSSKTIVVINSDPEAPFFKSADYGVVGDAFQIIPALTEKIKAIKG
- a CDS encoding electron transfer flavoprotein subunit beta/FixA family protein → MKILVCISSVPDTTSKINFTADKSAFDKNGIQWVINPLDEFALTKAVKLQESQGATVTVINVGDTATEPVIRKALAIGANDAVRVNLDPKDSYSTAKEIAAVAQNGGYDLILCGKESIDYNGGSVPGMVAQLLNQPFVNASVGLDVNGAEATAVREIEGGKETISVKLPAVIAGQKGLVDEKDLIIPNMRGIMSARTKPLQVVEPTSSEVKVQGVSYDSVPPRAAVKLVSPDNLDELVRLLHEEAKVI
- a CDS encoding dipeptidase; this translates as MQETLNYINENKQRFVDELFELLRIPSISADPAYKDDVLKCADVVAEHLKNAGADHVEVCQTKGYPIVFGEKILDKNLPTVLVYGHYDVQPADPLELWTKPPFEPYIEKTALHPDGAIFARGSADDKGQFFMHLKAFEAMMKTNSLPCNVKFILEGEEEVGSVSLGDFVNENKEKLSCDCILISDTHIYSNEQPTVTTGLRGLSYVEVEIEGPNRDLHSGLYGGAVPNPIHVLSRMIAKLIDEDGQITIDGFYDNVEDVSDEDRADMNKLKDNPEEFRKSIGLEGVEGEKGYTTLERTSIRPTLDCNGIWGGYTGEGAKTVIPSKASAKISMRLVPYQTPEEITEKFTKYFNKIAPDNVRVKVTPHHGGMPYVLPTDTKEFAAAKKAMESSFGKEVLPYRGGGSIPITAMFEQILGAKSVLMGFGLDSDAIHSPNEHYGLFNFYKGIESIPLFFENYSK
- a CDS encoding bifunctional nuclease family protein, with product MDYKQLIIRGISYSQTQSGAYALLLEHEETHIKLPVVIGNFEAQSISLGLEKDIHPPRPLTHDLFTKFIVSANYELISVIIYQIVDGVFFSNINLKNKVNDEELILDARTSDAVAMAVRFDAPIFTTQQVLNEAGILLELDDVAKEEQPFSETIQSEDNLISLSMEELQKLLDEAVKEEDYDTALEIQEEIKRRKKKID